In Psychrobacter ciconiae, the following are encoded in one genomic region:
- a CDS encoding autotransporter assembly complex protein TamA produces the protein MSGNLKASNPQSAPNFSQSAIAAAVASILFGVMSSPAIAASNPVENSSYLFENLKDDQQLEALRLKQQVEAGRADPAQLDEFLKQALENNNGRGASQQDPAPTPQISHHELWQQAKEAQQQSRQVLTSQQIEREIALNKSMQQPTNNRNGFNAPVATLDNNTAPIGFDRSLDAAALPAPTNLQTLGLTDNQDTEAVSGAINETVTADLQNETPNPAENLTPSELNAQISAGKLPQSANSDDPLDPSDYLPDYQVDDKTIAVSDSIEQATKPKPRARKKVSLVKRLYNRFFNDGYVALPHVETTVNVQSKDDLSKIKNGQPLKNIKAALDDTTIQSVADFTAALPRLRQTALDAARAVGYYDVKLRLTQPNPDTINVIIEQLGEPVKVEENPVYEVRGEGATQPEFVKLQQELLPKAGETFNHGVYKNSKAALESLSSTYGYFDHRWLNKSVDIILPDNVADVLVIYDTGKRYAFDDVVFYTYDRENRELTADPDKLPVEISLLRKLYDFREDDPYFRPSVTKLSNDLSATRYFNTVNVETILPPDERSKASTLAFDNSSTPDDTDANGINGSADDSLLAAKITDSDDQLSQMTTTADSSASNVSGDDEDIAPINFEIDEATHEKLLAIKQKANRLSNLPNDRVLDEKQRSSDSLLGKISDSISKVAKKILPDDEPLSLDDSFVPPKLANKKTPEEVFLDKKVPLYVFVSANKPRDAQVGIGYGTDTGVRATAKIDYNLINKKGYQAGAETALSRINKSATVYGSRPLSHPLNDKLEAKLTYEEELIDQGEGSFDLSTKTLKAALARNMHKDSGWDRSYFVRYRLDELETGVDDTELKDLPIRFTSSKPRQQALLFGYGMSKTTADSATNPTRGYRQYYGVEAGSKSVASDTDLAILHAGLSGIYTFGADKKHQVLGRLESGYIWADDFYDVPYKLRFFAGGDQSIRGYDYNSLSPIDKGYLTGGQILAVGSAEYNYEFKPGFRGAVFTDVGNAYDKNFDAETKVGVGVGIRWASPIGVVRADVAAGVSEDDIPIRLHFFIGSPL, from the coding sequence ATGAGCGGTAACCTAAAAGCGTCCAATCCGCAATCTGCGCCAAATTTTTCGCAATCCGCCATCGCTGCCGCCGTTGCCAGTATTTTATTTGGGGTGATGAGCAGCCCTGCAATCGCTGCCAGCAATCCTGTAGAAAACAGCTCTTATCTATTTGAAAACCTAAAAGACGACCAGCAACTTGAGGCGTTACGACTGAAGCAACAAGTGGAGGCGGGTCGGGCAGACCCTGCGCAACTGGATGAATTTCTTAAGCAAGCGCTTGAGAACAATAATGGTCGTGGCGCCAGTCAACAAGACCCAGCCCCAACGCCGCAAATATCACACCATGAGCTTTGGCAACAAGCAAAAGAAGCCCAGCAGCAAAGTCGTCAAGTGTTAACATCGCAGCAAATCGAGCGAGAAATCGCCCTAAACAAAAGCATGCAGCAGCCAACCAATAACCGAAATGGTTTTAACGCGCCTGTGGCGACCCTTGACAATAACACCGCACCCATCGGTTTTGACCGCAGTTTAGATGCCGCCGCCTTACCTGCGCCGACCAACTTGCAGACCTTAGGGCTTACTGACAATCAAGACACTGAAGCCGTGAGCGGGGCGATAAATGAAACTGTGACAGCAGATCTGCAAAATGAAACGCCAAACCCAGCTGAAAACCTCACCCCCAGTGAGTTGAACGCGCAAATCAGCGCCGGAAAACTGCCGCAATCGGCAAATAGCGACGACCCATTGGACCCAAGCGATTATCTGCCGGACTATCAGGTTGATGATAAAACCATAGCCGTCAGTGACAGTATCGAACAAGCCACAAAGCCAAAGCCGCGCGCGCGTAAGAAAGTAAGCTTGGTGAAGCGTTTATATAACCGTTTTTTTAATGATGGTTATGTGGCGCTGCCTCACGTTGAAACCACCGTAAATGTTCAATCAAAAGACGACTTGAGCAAAATAAAAAATGGTCAGCCACTTAAAAACATCAAAGCGGCTTTGGATGACACCACCATACAATCGGTTGCTGACTTTACCGCCGCCCTGCCAAGGCTTCGGCAAACTGCCCTTGATGCTGCGCGCGCCGTGGGGTATTACGACGTCAAACTGCGCCTGACTCAGCCAAACCCTGACACCATCAACGTTATTATAGAGCAGCTTGGAGAGCCAGTTAAAGTTGAAGAAAACCCCGTTTATGAAGTTCGCGGTGAGGGCGCCACACAGCCTGAATTTGTTAAGCTTCAACAAGAGCTGCTACCAAAAGCCGGCGAGACTTTTAATCATGGCGTTTATAAAAACAGTAAAGCTGCCCTTGAAAGCTTGAGCAGCACTTATGGCTATTTTGATCATAGATGGTTAAACAAATCGGTAGATATTATCTTACCGGACAATGTTGCTGATGTCTTGGTGATTTATGACACCGGAAAGCGCTATGCCTTTGATGACGTGGTTTTTTATACTTATGATCGAGAAAACCGCGAGCTGACCGCTGATCCTGATAAGCTGCCGGTTGAGATATCCTTATTGCGCAAATTGTATGACTTTCGCGAAGATGACCCTTATTTTCGCCCAAGTGTCACCAAGCTCAGTAACGACTTGTCGGCGACGCGCTATTTTAATACGGTAAACGTCGAAACCATTTTGCCACCGGACGAGCGCAGTAAAGCCAGCACCCTTGCTTTTGATAATAGCTCAACCCCTGATGACACAGATGCCAATGGTATTAACGGCAGCGCGGATGACAGTTTATTGGCGGCAAAAATAACCGATAGCGACGATCAGCTGTCGCAAATGACCACCACAGCCGACAGCAGCGCGAGCAACGTAAGTGGCGATGATGAAGATATTGCGCCCATCAATTTTGAAATCGATGAAGCCACTCATGAAAAGCTGCTTGCCATCAAACAAAAAGCCAACCGTTTAAGCAATCTGCCGAACGACCGCGTTTTGGATGAAAAACAGCGCTCAAGCGACAGTCTGCTAGGGAAAATTAGCGACTCTATCAGCAAGGTTGCCAAAAAAATCCTTCCAGATGATGAGCCGTTAAGTCTTGATGACAGCTTTGTGCCGCCAAAACTTGCCAATAAAAAAACACCAGAAGAAGTATTTTTGGATAAAAAAGTGCCGCTTTATGTGTTCGTTTCTGCCAACAAGCCGCGCGATGCCCAAGTTGGGATTGGTTATGGTACAGATACGGGCGTTCGAGCTACCGCCAAGATTGATTATAATTTGATTAATAAAAAAGGCTATCAGGCTGGCGCGGAAACCGCCTTATCAAGAATCAATAAAAGCGCTACGGTTTATGGTAGCAGACCGCTGTCGCATCCGCTCAATGACAAGCTTGAAGCCAAACTGACTTATGAAGAGGAGCTGATTGATCAAGGTGAAGGTAGCTTTGATTTATCCACCAAAACGCTCAAAGCTGCCCTTGCTCGCAATATGCATAAGGACAGCGGCTGGGATCGCAGCTACTTTGTACGCTACCGCTTGGATGAGCTTGAAACGGGCGTTGATGATACAGAGCTTAAAGACTTGCCCATTCGCTTTACCTCCTCTAAGCCTAGACAGCAGGCTTTGCTATTCGGTTATGGCATGAGCAAAACGACTGCGGATAGTGCCACCAATCCCACTCGAGGCTACCGCCAATACTATGGCGTTGAGGCAGGCTCAAAAAGCGTGGCAAGCGATACGGACTTAGCGATTTTGCATGCAGGGCTAAGCGGTATTTACACCTTTGGGGCGGACAAAAAGCATCAAGTATTGGGGCGCTTGGAGTCGGGCTACATTTGGGCGGATGATTTTTATGATGTGCCTTATAAGTTACGCTTTTTTGCAGGCGGCGATCAGAGCATTCGTGGCTACGATTACAACAGCTTGTCGCCGATTGACAAAGGCTATTTGACAGGCGGTCAAATTTTAGCGGTTGGTAGTGCAGAATATAACTACGAGTTTAAACCAGGTTTTCGCGGCGCTGTATTTACCGACGTGGGCAACGCTTATGATAAAAATTTTGATGCGGAAACGAAAGTTGGCGTTGGCGTTGGTATTCGCTGGGCGTCGCCTATTGGCGTGGTTCGCGCCGATGTTGCAGCAGGGGTGAGCGAAGATGATATCCCCATTCGCTTGCACTTTTTTATCGGCTCGCCGCTGTAA